Proteins encoded within one genomic window of Bos indicus x Bos taurus breed Angus x Brahman F1 hybrid chromosome 18, Bos_hybrid_MaternalHap_v2.0, whole genome shotgun sequence:
- the ZNF541 gene encoding zinc finger protein 541 produces MDQYSLGDEGALPSEMHLPSFPENQALTCSDAINRDLGPGSRDLLYGGLRGLELDPSFPAPDAPSEPLEDNLDTLSLYSGKDSDSTKLLEECVDPESQASLQDLGQGALKVPKEADEGGRATSGSARKGKRQHSSPQNTLLDCSLCGKVFSSASSLSKHYLTHSQERKHVCKICSKAFKRQDHLTGHMLTHQKTKPFVCIEQGCSKSYCDYRSLRRHYEVQHGLCILKEVPPEEEACGDSPHMHEVAGQPTPSGLRSPGSLLPNRDFLRCLVNSIVHHKIPSPGPAGLADSGEGRNMACSCPSSGSSCCGPAGTPGTLGPDVLEESRPSRKEPAADVFTAIHSRAAESSGPDPAELEPLQLSSSLEGWPEGAPLPSCLPLFRGQTIPTTGSQPSSHSFQWLQNLSGCPKSKGNGMFVVHKPPSQEASEPGPGLSSTSLVGEPSAGLGLGPEDVPPFPPMLLKAPGEASGDPRFACASGDDDCWAPKKSKFDCDSFRWPKPGDPGSQDPGLKPSSLSSDATPLFRQLFLKSQESLVSHEQMQVFQMITKSQRIFSHAQVATASSQLPTPDGKQGPLKPLQGPRPQQPPSLTPTVDSLRAGPMNPEPEGSPARRRKSTPTFPREASPGGMSRDAKGGPKVAAAPPALTASSLDPPGNPDISSLAKQLRSSKGTLDLGDIFSPGGLRQTQLGGDEPSGTHLPGKQTQAENGMASGATKAEKGPACSRGGGYRLFSGNSRAQRFSGVRKEKVKMDMCCAASPSQVAMASFSSAGPPADLSRDSKSKLTIFNRIQGGNIYRLPHPMKEENVASGCHQHNRGSTDWAEPRSTYICKNCSQMFYTEKGLNSHMCFHSDQWPSPRGKQDPQVFGMEFCKPSRQVLRPEGDGQSPLGARKCLDNPTAASLGVPVAPANRPPGSKGQEKDGDERNSKEDGQHRKRKKRPQPKALFVPPPPPTFGQPGPGGCHQSRLRSPVFLVDRLLKGLFQCSPYTPPPMLSPIREGSGLYFNTLCSTSAQASPDRLISTVLNPLDGSFGICLVKDDTKISIEPHINIGSRFQAEIPELQDSSLAGIDEHVASLVWKPWGDVMSNPETQDRVTELCNVACSSVMPGGGTNLELALHCLHEAQGDIQVALETLLLRGPQKPRTHPLASYRYTGSDIWTPMEKRLFKKAFCAHKKDFNLIHKTIQTKTVAQCVEYYYIWKKMIKFDCGRAPGPEKRVRREPDEVDRAEAKVTCSPRERPSHRPTPELKIKTKSYRRESILNSSPSTGPKRSPEAPGSVEGQGAFPCRECERVFDKIKSRNAHMKRHRLQDHVEPIVRVKWPVKPFQLKEEEEEEELGADMGPLQW; encoded by the exons ATGGACCAGTACAGCCTGGGGGACGAGGGTGCCCTTCCTTCCGAGATGCACCTCCCTTCGTTTCCCGAGAACCAGGCGCTCACCTGCAGCGACGCCATCAACCGGGACCTGGGGCCTGGCTCGCGGGACCTGCTCTACGGTGGCCTGAGAGGTCTGGAGCTGGACCCCAGCTTCCCGGCGCCCGACGCGCCCAGCGAGCCGCTGGAGGACAACCTGGACACCCTGTCCCTGTACTCAGGGAAGGACAGTGACTCCACAAAGCTGCTGGAGGAGTGTGTAGATCCCGAGTCTCAGGCTTCCTTACAAG ACCTGGGGCAGGGCGCCCTCAAGGTGCCCAAAGAAGCGGATGAAGGAGGCCGGGCCACCTCGGGGAGCGCACGGAAAGGCAAGCGGCAGCACAGCTCCCCTCAGAACACactcctggactgcagcctctGCGGGAAGGTGTTCAGCAGCGCCAGCTCCCTGAGCAAGCACTACCTGACGCACAGCCAGGAGAGGAAGCACGTGTGCAAGATCTGCAGCAAGGCCTTCAAGCGGCAGGACCACCT GACCGGACACATGCTCACCCACCAGAAGACCAAGCCCTTCGTGTGCATCGAGCAGGGCTGCAGCAAGAGCTACTGCGACTACCGCTCGCTGCGCCGGCACTACGAGGTCCAGCACGGCCTGTGCATCCTCAAGGAGGTGCCCCCGGAGGAGGAGGCCTGTGGGGACTCACCCCACATGCACGAGGTGGCAGGCCAGCCCACACCATCCGGCCTGAGGTCCCCCGGTTCCCTCCTGCCCAACCGAGACTTCCTGCGCTGCCTCGTGAACAGCATCGTCCACCACAAGATCCCTTCCCCGGGGCCGGCTGGGCTTGCGGACAGCGGTGAGGGGAGGAACATGGCCTGCTCCTGCCCGTCCTCGGGGTCTTCCTGCTGCGGCCCAGCTGGCACCCCGGGGACCCTGGGCCCTGACGTTCTCGAGGAGTCGAGGCCCTCAAGGAAGGAGCCTGCCGCTGACGTGTTCACGGCCATTCACTCGCGGGCGGCGGAGAGCAGCGGCCCCGACCCAGCCGAGCTAGAGCCACTCCAGCTCTCGTCCTCCCTGGAGGGCTGGCCCGAGGGCgcccctctgccctcctgcctgcctctgtTCCGTGGCCAGACAATCCCCACCACTGGTTCCCAGCCATCAAGCCACAGTTTCCAGTGGCTGCAGAACCTGTCGGGCTGCCCCAAGAGCAAAGGGAATGGTATGTTTGTCGTCCATAAGCCGCCATCCCAGGAGGCCTCTGAGCCTGGCCCTGGGCTCAGCAGCACCTCCCTAGTGGGGGAACCCTCAGCTGGCCTGGGGCTCGGCCCAGAGGACGTGCCGCCCTTCCCTCCCATGCTCCTGAAGGCTCCCGGGGAGGCCTCGGGGGACCCCAGATTTGCCTGTGCCAGTGGGGATGATGACTGCTGGGCTCCCAAGAAGAGCAAGTTTGACTGCGACTCCTTCCGGTGGCCGAAACCCGGGGACCCTGGCTCGCAGGATCCTGGCTTGAAGCCCAGCAGCCTCTCGTCGGATGCCACGCCGCTCTTCCGGCAGCTCTTCCTGAAGTCGCAGGAGTCCCTGGTGAGCCACGAGCAGATGCAGGTGTTCCAGATGATCACCAAGTCCCAGCGGATCTTCTCTCATGCCCAGGTGGCCACCGCTTCCTCCCAGCTCCCCACTCCCGATGGCAAGCAGGGCCCCCTGAAGCCGCTGCAGGGGCCACGGCCACAGCAGCCCCCGTCTCTGACGCCCACTGTTGACTCTCTCCGTGCTGGCCCCATGAACCCTGAGCCAGAGGGCTCCCCAGCCCGCCGGAGAAAATCCACACCCACTTTCCCCAGGGAGGCCTCACCTGGCGGCATGAGCCGGGATGCAAAGGGTGGGCCAAAAGTGGCTGCTGCTCCGCCAGCCCTCACAGCGTCATCCCTGGACCCTCCCGGGAACCCGGACATCTCTTCTCTGGCCAAGCAGTTGAGGTCCTCAAAAGGGACCTTGGATCTGGGCGATATCTTCTCTCCCGGGGGCCTGCGTCAGACCCAGTTAGGAGGGGACGAGCCATCTGGAACCCACCTCCCAGGGAAGCAGACCCAGGCTGAGAATGGCATGGCCTCTGGGGCCACAAAAGCCGAAAAGGGCCCGGCCTGCTCCCGGGGTGGAGGCTACAGGCTCTTCTCCGGCAACTCCAGAGCACAGCGCTTTTCAGGCGTCCGGAAGGAGAAGGTGAAAATGGATATGTGCTGTGCGGCTTCCCCGAGTCAGGTGGCCATGGCTTCCTTCTCGTCGGCAGGGCCTCCAGCAGACCTCTCCAGGGACTCCAAGTCCAAACTGACGATATTCAACAGGATCCAG GGTGGAAATATCTACCGGCTCCCCCACCCGATGAAGGAGGAGAACGTGGCCAGCGGCTG TCACCAGCACAACAGGGGCTCCACAGACTGGGCAGAGCCAAGGAGCACGTACATTTGCAAGAACTGCAGCCAGATGTTCTATACAGAGAAGGGGCTGAACAGCCACATGTGTTTTCACAGCGACCAGTGGCCGTCACCTCGAGGGAAGCAGGATCCACAG GTGTTTGGCATGGAGTTTTGCAAGCCCTCAAGACAGGTGCTGAGGCCAGAGGGGGATGGGCAGAGTCCCCTGGGAGCCAGAAAGTGCCTGGACAACCCAACCGCAGCCTCTTTGGGGGTCCCTGTGGCCCCAGCAAACCGCCCCCCAGGGAGCAAG GGACAGGAGAAGGATGGGGACGAGAGAAACAGCAAGGAGGATGGCCAGCACCGAAAGCGGAAGAAGCGCCCCCAGCCCAAGGCGCTGTTCGTCCCTCCTCCGCCCCCCACGTTCGGGCAGCCGGGCCCGGGGGGGTGTCACCAGAGCCGCCTGCGCTCCCCCGTGTTCCTGGTGGACCGCCTCCTGAAGGGGCTGTTCCAGTGCTCGCCCTACACACCGCCGCCCATGCTCAGCCCCATCCGGGAGGGCTCAGGGCTCTATTTCAACACCCTCTGTTCCACGTCCGCTCAGGCCAGCCCTGACAGGCTCATCAGCACGGTGCTCA ATCCCCTGGATGGCTCCTTCGGCATCTGTCTGGTGAAGGACGACACCAAGATCAGCATTGAACC ACACATCAACATAGGAAGCCGGTTTCAGGCTGAAATTCCAGAGCTCCAGGACAGCTCTTTGGCTGGGATTGATGAGCATGTCGCTTCTCTGGTCTGGAAGCCGTGGGGAGATGTGATGAGCAACCCGGAAACGCAGGACAGAG TAACGGAGCTCTGCAATGTGGCCTGCTCCAGCGTGATGCCCGGCGGGGGCACCAACCTGGAGCTGGCACTGCACTGCCTGCATGAAGCCCAGGGCGACATCCAG GTTGCCCTGGAGACCCTCTTACTCAGAGGACCCCAGAAGCCGCGAACTCACCCTCTTGCCAGCTACCGCTACACAG GTTCAGACATCTGGACCCCCATGGAGAAGAGGCTCTTTAAGAAGGCATTCTGTGCCCACAAGAAGGACTTTAACTTGATACACAAGACG ATCCAGACAAAGACCGTAGCCCAGTGTGTCGAGTATTATTACATCTGGAAAAAAATGATCAAGTTTGACTGTGGCCGAGCCCCAGGGCCAGAAAAGAGGGTCAGGAGGGAGCCAGATGAAGTAGACAGGGCGGAAGCCAAG GTCACTTGCAGTCCTCGGGAGAGACCCAGCCACCGTCCAACCCCCGAACTAAAGATAAAGACCAAGAGTTACAGGAGGGAGTCCATCCTCAACTCCAGCCCGAGCACTGGCCCCAAGCGGAGCCCCGAGGCACCCGGGAGTGTGGAGGGCCAGGGCGCCTTTCCCTGCCGGGAGTGTGAGAG GGTGTTCGATAAGATCAAGAGTCGAAATGCCCACATGAAGCGCCACCGGCTGCAGGACCACGTGGAGCCCATCGTAAGGGTCAAGTGGCCGGTGAAGCCCTTCCAgctgaaggaggaagaggaggaggaggagctgggggctgACATGGGGCCCCTGCAGTGGTGA